Proteins from one Streptomyces roseifaciens genomic window:
- a CDS encoding Rieske 2Fe-2S domain-containing protein — protein MGPGTPMGELLRRYWHPVAPAMELRERRVKPVRLLGEDLLLFRKQDGGHGLISRHCPHRRADLALGWVDGDDMRCAYHGWAFDASGRCVSQPFEEAGPAGGFRDKVRVASYPTATLGGLVWAYLGPDPAPLLPDFEPFSWSHGFVEVIMTELPCNWFQCHENGVDPVHFEWLHSNGNVVRGNPDARDYVATHLDIEFLEFEYGFVNGRVVDTVDAPKGEYARTSNVADGGILCLWPYTLVSGSTIEFRVPMDDRRTLNITWQYSVLPEDVSTGEQDSDTVPYWYGPYTDPETGDVIMSHTLNQDFATWAGQGAVTDRTSEQLGRSDAGITMLRRRYFEAIQQVARGEDPPGTVRDPGANVRIQLPIHSKSYYTEGMPRAVFEEKLAARKRSGLFGIGGFHAVQAGRPEHLQARYEEIAGIAE, from the coding sequence GTGGGTCCCGGCACGCCCATGGGTGAACTACTGCGCCGGTATTGGCACCCGGTCGCTCCGGCCATGGAGCTGCGCGAACGGCGGGTCAAGCCGGTCAGGCTGCTGGGCGAGGACCTCCTGTTGTTCCGCAAGCAGGACGGCGGCCACGGCCTGATCTCCCGCCACTGTCCCCACCGGCGTGCCGATCTCGCCCTCGGCTGGGTCGACGGCGACGACATGCGGTGCGCCTACCACGGGTGGGCGTTCGACGCGAGCGGCCGCTGTGTCAGCCAGCCGTTCGAGGAGGCGGGCCCGGCCGGAGGGTTCCGCGACAAGGTCCGCGTGGCCTCGTACCCCACCGCGACGCTCGGCGGTCTCGTCTGGGCCTACCTGGGCCCGGACCCCGCGCCGCTGCTGCCGGACTTCGAACCCTTCAGCTGGAGCCACGGCTTCGTCGAAGTCATCATGACGGAACTCCCCTGCAACTGGTTCCAGTGCCACGAGAACGGCGTCGACCCGGTCCATTTCGAATGGCTGCATTCGAACGGAAACGTGGTGCGCGGCAACCCCGACGCCCGCGACTACGTCGCGACCCACCTGGACATCGAATTCCTGGAGTTCGAGTACGGATTCGTCAACGGCCGGGTCGTCGACACGGTCGATGCCCCGAAGGGCGAGTACGCGCGCACCAGCAACGTGGCCGACGGAGGAATCCTCTGCCTGTGGCCGTACACCCTGGTCTCCGGCAGCACGATCGAGTTCCGCGTGCCGATGGACGACCGGCGCACCCTCAACATCACCTGGCAGTACTCCGTGCTCCCGGAGGACGTGTCCACCGGCGAGCAGGACTCCGACACCGTCCCGTACTGGTACGGCCCGTACACCGACCCCGAGACCGGCGACGTCATCATGTCGCACACCCTGAACCAGGACTTCGCGACCTGGGCGGGCCAGGGAGCCGTCACGGACCGGACCAGTGAGCAGCTGGGGCGCAGCGACGCGGGCATCACCATGCTGCGCCGCCGGTACTTCGAGGCGATCCAGCAGGTCGCCAGGGGCGAGGACCCGCCGGGAACGGTGCGCGATCCCGGGGCCAACGTGAGGATCCAGCTGCCGATCCACAGCAAGTCCTACTACACCGAAGGAATGCCTCGCGCCGTCTTCGAGGAGAAGCTCGCCGCCCGCAAGCGCAGCGGGCTGTTCGGGATCGGCGGATTCCACGCCGTCCAGGCCGGCCGCCCGGAGCACCTCCAGGCGAGGTACGAAGAGATCGCAGGTATCGCGGAGTGA